Proteins encoded by one window of Cannabis sativa cultivar Pink pepper isolate KNU-18-1 chromosome 4, ASM2916894v1, whole genome shotgun sequence:
- the LOC115712729 gene encoding uncharacterized protein LOC115712729 produces MPPDNFPLRWESTRDQWWYASPIDWAAANGLYDLVRELLHLDTNLLIKLTSLRRIRRLETVWDDESQFDDVAKCRCQVAKKLLLACEVKGGHHNTLIRAGYGGWLLYTAASAGDVGFVKVLLERDPLLVYGEGEYGVTDLLYAAARSKNSNVFKLLLDFAMSPRCSLKSGGELEEQLGCVSAEFKWEMKNRAVHALARGGNLEMLREILGDGSDVLTFRDAQGYTILHSASGRGQIEVVKDLVESFDMITTRDEQGNTALHVAAYRGYLAVVEVLILASPSLTTLPNHYGDTLLHMAVSGFRAPGFRRIDRQFELMQKLLCGDIVNVEDIINVRNNDGRTALHMAVNENIQSNLVELLMTVPSINLNTRDGDGMTPLDLLKQRPQSVSSAILIKQLISAGGMSNCQDHKARNALVSHLKMHGIGTSPGTSFRIPDAEIFLYTGIENAYSDSCWDQTNGQFNTHSGELISRQFDLANSLNNNKNNKKKSAPSLSSAAARLKFLLRWRKRKDKSCSDGIEFNEDVESLDSLNRCRGFEDNPIPLRQMYSKSSSLPNNNTTHRRTLSVESFPSPSTKMKYAAGLMHGVIKTMPYVTGSTHSPSSSTHSGSPLYSPTFMDKRKCLKNMNLKQSSFNKKMMNEYLSFGAQGVEPVEDTMSCTGPPHENYRHFNPLVA; encoded by the exons ATGCCACCTGATAACTTTCCTCTGAGATGGGAGAGCACCAGAGACCAGTGGTGGTACGCTTCACCAATTGATTGGGCTGCAGCCAATGGTTTATATGATCTGGTTAGAGAGCTTCTCCATTTAGACACAAACCTTCTCATTAAGCTCACCTCTCTTCGCCGTATTAGGCGTCTTGAAACGGTTTGGGATGATGAATCTCAGTTCGATGATGTAGCCAAATGTCGGTGTCAAGTGGCCAAGAAACTCCTCTTGGCATGTGAAGTAAAGGGTGGTCATCATAACACTCTCATAAGGGCTGGCTATGGTGGATGGCTACTCTACACAGCAGCCTCAGCTGGTGATGTGGGGTTCGTTAAAGTGTTGTTAGAGAGAGACCCTCTTCTTGTTTATGGAGAAGGAGAGTATGGTGTTACTGATTTGCTTTATGCTGCAGCTAGGAGTAAGAATTCTAACGTTTTCAAGTTGCTTCTGGATTTTGCTATGTCTCCAAGGTGTTCCCTAAAAAGTGGAGGAGAGTTGGAAGAGCAATTGGGCTGTGTAAGTGCTGAGTTTAAGTGGGAAATGAAGAACAGGGCTGTTCATGCTTTGGCTAGAGGAGGAAATTTGGAGATGTTGAGAGAGATTCTTGGTGATGGTTCTGATGTTTTGACTTTCAGGGATGCTCAGGGTTATACCATCTTGCATTCTGCTTCTGGCAGAGGACAGATTGAG GTTGTAAAGGATCTTGTAGAATCCTTTGATATGATCACCACTAGAGATGAGCAAGGGAACACAGCTTTACATGTGGCTGCTTACAGGGGATACTTAGCCGTGGTTGAGGTCTTAATTCTTGCATCTCCTTCCTTAACCACTTTGCCAAACCACTATGGAGATACTTTGTTGCATATGGCAGTGTCTGGTTTTCGAGCACCTGGATTTCGAAGAATTGACAGGCAATTTGAGCTGATGCAAAAGCTGTTGTGTGGTGACATTGTGAATGTAGAAGACATTATCAATGTGAGGAACAACGATGGAAGAACAGCTCTTCACATGGCTGTAAATGAGAACATTCAGAGTAATTTGGTAGAGCTTCTAATGACTGTTCCATCGATTAATCTAAACACCCGAGATGGTGATGGAATGACTCCTTTAGATCTTCTCAAGCAAAGGCCACAGTCAGTATCTTCTGCAATTTTGATCAAACAGTTAATATCAGCTGGAGGAATGTCCAATTGTCAAGACCATAAAGCAAGAAATGCCCTTGTTTCACATTTGAAAATGCATGGTATTGGTACTAGTCCAGGAACTTCTTTCAGAATCCCTGATGCTGAGATATTCTTATACACCGGGATTGAGAATGCTTATTCTGATTCTTGTTGGGATCAAACAAATGGGCAATTCAACACACATTCAGGTGAACTTATCAGTAGGCAGTTTGACTTGGCTAACTCATtgaacaacaacaaaaacaataagAAGAAGTCTGCTCCTTCTCTAAGCTCTGCTGCAGCGCGTCTGAAGTTTCTTCTCAGATGGCGTAAAAGGAAGGACAAAAGCTGCTCTGATGGAATAGAATTCAATGAAGATGTAGAGTCTCTTGATTCTTTAAACAGATGTAGAGGTTTCGAAGACAATCCTATACCTCTAAGGCAAATGTACTCGAAATCTTCCTCTCTTCCTAACAACAATACCACCCACAGAAGAACACTTTCAGTTGAGAGCTTCCCTAGCCCATCTACTAAGATGAAATATGCTGCTGGCCTAATGCATGGTGTGATCAAGACAATGCCATATGTTACTGGCTCGACTCACTCGCCTTCAAGTAGTACTCACTCAGGCTCGCCATTGTATTCGCCTACTTTCATGGATAAACGAAAGTGCCTGAAGAACATGAACTTGAAGCAAAGCTCTTTCAATAAGAAGATGATGAATGAGTACTTGAGTTTTGGAGCACAAGGGGTGGAACCTGTGGAAGATACAATGAGCTGCACAGGACCACCACATGAGAATTATAGACATTTTAATCCTCTAGTTGCTTGA
- the LOC115712730 gene encoding pentatricopeptide repeat-containing protein At3g04130, mitochondrial, with protein MISRALRIRKAASFLVNSSKAGAFIHGSSENEDHTKLSQLDTIVSKVRLSNSNSVDDIVKSLLNDQQCNSFNLSDNLVDGLLNRFKDDWKSALGVFKWAESRLDYEHNPDGYDLILDILGKMKQMETMMMILQEMGTRNLVTLNTVAKVMRRFAGSGKWENAVKVFDEMGTYGLEKNTESMNLLLDTLCKACKVEQARGIFLELKPHILPNAHSFNILIHGWCKIRRVEEAYWTIQEMKGHGCHPCVISYSTIIKSYCGQQKFDNAYEMLDEMRVEGCPPNIVTYTTVMSSLAKSEKFDEALQIAKRMKSDGCKLDTLFYNSMIHILGRTGRVRDAVLVFETEMPNTSVEPNTSTYNTMIAMFCYHNQEQKALNLLAKMESSGVCKPDVQTYYPLLKSCFRNGKTDDCLKKLLDDMVNRHHLSFDMSTYTLLVHGLCRANKCEWAYLLFEEMIGQGLMPRYKTCRLLLEELKQKYMYDAAGKIEDFIKKM; from the coding sequence ATGATCTCACGAGCCTTGAGAATCAGAAAAGCTGCCTCCTTTCTTGTTAATTCGTCTAAAGCTGGAGCCTTCATTCATGGCTCATCCGAAAACGAAGACCATACCAAGCTCTCTCAACTTGATACCATTGTTTCTAAAGTACGATTATCCAACTCCAACAGCGTTGATGATATTGTTAAATCTCTTCTAAACGATCAGCAATGTAATAGCTTTAACCTATCTGACAACCTCGTTGATGGGTTGCTTAATCGGTTTAAGGACGATTGGAAATCTGCGTTGGGAGTTTTCAAATGGGCAGAGTCGCGTTTAGATTATGAACACAACCCAGATGGGTACGACTTGATTCTTGACATACTTGGAAAAATGAAGCAAATGGAGACGATGATGATGATTTTGCAGGAAATGGGTACTCGTAATTTGGTCACACTTAACACCGTAGCTAAAGTTATGAGAAGATTTGCTGGTTCTGGGAAGTGGGAAAATGCAGTGAAGGTGTTTGATGAAATGGGTACTTACGGATTGGAGAAGAACACTGAATCCATGAACTTGTTGCTTGATACTCTTTGCAAAGCATGTAAAGTGGAGCAAGCTCGTGGGATTTTTTTGGAGTTGAAACCACATATATTGCCAAATGCTCACTCTTTTAATATACTCATTCATGGTTGGTGCAAAATTCGTAGGGTTGAGGAGGCTTATTGGACAATCCAGGAGATGAAAGGTCATGGCTGCCATCCTTGTGTCATTAGCTACTCAACTATAATCAAGTCTTATTGTGGCCAACAGAAATTTGACAATGCCTATGAAATGCTCGACGAAATGAGAGTTGAAGGGTGTCCACCAAATATTGTTACTTATACTACTGTCATGAGTTCTCTGGCCAAGTCAGAGAAGTTTGATGAAGCTTTACAGATAGCCAAGAGAATGAAATCAGATGGGTGTAAGTTAGATACACTGTTTTATAATTCTATGATCCATATTCTTGGAAGGACTGGCAGAGTAAGAGATGCTGTGCTAGTTTTTGAAACTGAAATGCCTAATACAAGTGTTGAACCTAATACTTCGACCTATAATACAATGATTGCTATGTTTTGTTACCATAATCAAGAACAGAAGGCCTTGAATCTCCTTGCAAAGATGGAAAGTTCTGGGGTTTGTAAGCCTGATGTTCAGACATACTATCCATTGCTTAAATCTTGCTTTAGAAATGGCAAAACAGATGATTGTTTAAAGAAATTGTTGGATGACATGGTGAACAGACATCATCTTAGCTTTGATATGTCAACTTATACACTTTTAGTTCATGGACTCTGTCGAGCAAATAAATGTGAGTGGGCTTACCTCCTCTTTGAGGAGATGATTGGTCAAGGACTGATGCCAAGATATAAGACATGTCGTTTGCTTTTGGAAGAGCTCAAACAGAAGTACATGTATGATGCTGCTGGGAAGATTGAAGACTTCATAAAAAAGATGTAA
- the LOC115712731 gene encoding lysine histidine transporter 2 gives MGTQVEVEGVVNNIADDAAAKQKAIDDWLPITSSRKAKWWYSAFHNVTAMVGAGVLSLPYAMAELGWGPGVAILILSWVITLYTLWQMVEMHEMVPGKRFDRYHELGQHAFGEKLGLYIVVPQQLTVEVGVNIVYMVTGGKSLKKAIDTICPNCQPMRTSWFILMFGIVHLFLSHLPNFNSITGVSLAAAVMSLSYSTIAWSSSLHKGVKPDVSYKLTGSTLGVKILNFFSALGDVAFAYAGHNVVLEIQATIPSTPEKPSKKPMWRGVVVAYIVVALCYFPVALIGYYVFGNSVDDNILITLEKPAWLIAAANMFVVIHVIGSYQIYAMPVFDMIETVLVKKMNFTPSFCLRFFTRTTYVLMTMVVAMAIPFFGGLLGFFGGFVFAPTTYFLPCVMWLSIYKPKKYSLSWIANWFCIILGVTLMVVAPIGALRTIIISAKNYKFFG, from the exons ATGGGAACCCAAGTGGAAGTGGAAGGAGTAGTAAATAACATTGCCGATGATGCTGCCGCAAAGCAAAAAGCAATCGACGATTGGCTTCCCATCACTTCTTCCAGGAAAGCGAAATGGTGGTATTCCGCATTCCATAATGTCACCGCCATGGTCGGGGCAGGTGTTCTAAGCCTTCCCTATGCCATGGCGGAGTTAGGATG GGGTCCTGGTGTGGCTATCCTAATATTGTCATGGGTGATAACACTGTACACACTATGGCAAATGGTGGAGATGCATGAAATGGTGCCTGGGAAGAGATTTGACCGATACCACGAGCTGGGTCAGCATGCGTTTGGTGAAAAATTAGGGCTTTATATTGTTGTGCCCCAACAGTTAACTGTGGAGGTGGGAGTGAATATTGTTTACATGGTGACAGGTGGAAAATCGTTGAAGAAAGCTATCGATACTATTTGCCCAAATTGCCAACCCATGAGAACCTCTTGGTTCATTcttatgtttggtattgttcaTTTGTTTCTTTCTCATCTTCCCAATTTCAATTCCATCACTGGTGTTTCCTTGGCTGCAGCTGTAATGTCCTTAAG TTACTCAACAATTGCATGGTCAAGTTCCTTACACAAAGGAGTGAAACCAGACGTGTCTTACAAGCTAACCGGATCAACTTTAGGCGTTAAAATTCTCAACTTCTTCTCCGCATTGGGAGATGTGGCCTTTGCTTATGCTGGGCACAATGTGGTGCTTGAGATTCAAGCCACAATCCCATCCACACCAGAAAAACCATCTAAGAAACCAATGTGGAGAGGAGTAGTTGTGGCTTACATAGTAGTAGCTCTTTGTTATTTTCCAGTTGCTTTGATAGGTTACTATGTTTTTGGTAACTCGGTAGATGACAATATTCTCATCACTCTTGAAAAGCCTGCTTGGCTTATTGCTGCAGCCAATATGTTTGTCGTCATCCATGTTATTGGAAGCTATCAG ATATATGCAATGCCAGTTTTCGATATGATTGAAACTGTgttagtgaagaagatgaacTTCACACCTAGTTTTTGTCTTCGATTTTTCACTCGTACCACTTATGTTT TAATGACCATGGTTGTAGCAATGGCTATTCCTTTCTTTGGTGGTCTCCTTGGTTTCTTTGGTGGATTTGTGTTTGCTCCAACCACATATTTT CTTCCATGTGTTATGTGGCTTTCTATCTACAAGCCTAAAAAATATAGTTTGTCTTGGATTGCAAATTGG ttttgcaTAATATTGGGAGTAACATTGATGGTTGTAGCACCTATTGGAGCTCTTAGGACAATCATCATTTCGGCTAAGAACTACAAATTTTTTGGTTGA